One Anopheles marshallii chromosome 3, idAnoMarsDA_429_01, whole genome shotgun sequence genomic region harbors:
- the LOC128715451 gene encoding poly(rC)-binding protein 3 isoform X2, with translation MEDTKMVKIGDINLSDDPAVTLTIRLIMQGKEVGSIIGKKGEIVKRFREESGAKINISDCSCPERIVTVSGSRSAIYKAFTLITKKFEEWCSQFQDNTNTQGKPQIPIRLIVPASQCGSLIGKGGSKIKEIREITGCSIQVASEMLPNSTERAVTLSGSAEAITQCIYHICCVMLESPPKGATIPYRPKPQVNGPVIVANGQAYTIQGNYAVPAQEVSGIAKNPLAGLAALGLAGAIPSNTGGLNPTANAFQFISHAALAALAGSQLRTNNNRNVAPVQSQSHEMTVPNDLIGCIIGKGGTKIAEIRQISGAMIRISNCEERDSGNTDRTITITGNPDSVALAQYLINMRISMETAGMPIPGYHYITPNHIVKAPIH, from the exons GAAGTCGGAAGCATTATCGGAAAAAAGGGAGAGATCGTCAAGCGGTTCCGAGAAGAG TCCGGCGCAAAAATCAACATATCAGACTGCTCGTGCCCGGAACGAATCGTGACGGTGTCCGGATCCAGAAGTGCGATCTACAAAGCCTTTACACTAATCACGAAGAAGTTCGAAGAG TGGTGTTCCCAGTTTCAAGACAATACGAATACACAGGGCAAACCACAAATTCCAATTCGTCTGATTGTACCAGCTAGTCAGTGTGGCTCGTTGATCG GAAAAGGTGGTTctaaaatcaaagaaattcGTGAAATCACCGGCTGCTCGATACAGGTTGCAAGCGAAATGTTGCCAAACTCGACGGAACGAGCCGTTACGCTGAGTGGTTCCGCTGAAGCCATTACGCAATGCATCTATCACATATGCTGTGTCATGCTGGAG TCACCACCGAAGGGTGCCACAATTCCGTACCGGCCAAAGCCACAGGTGAATGGGCCGGTAATAGTGGCTAATGGTCAGGCGTACACCATTCAGGGTAACTACGCCGTCCCGGCCCAGGAG GTTTCGGGAATCGCTAAAAATCCGCTTGCCGGTCTAGCAGCACTTGGATTAGCTGGTGCGATTCCCTCCAACACCGGTGGACTTAACCCAACTG CTAATGCCTTTCAATTTATATCCCACGCAGCTCTCGCCGCTTTGGCCGGTTCTCAACTGCgaaccaacaacaaccgcaacgTAGCTCCAGTTCAGTCTCAATCACACGAAATGACCGTGCCAAATGACCTGATAGGTTGCATTATCGGTAAGGGTGGCACCAAGATTGCAGAGATCCGCCAGATTTCCGGCGCCATGATACGCATTTCCAACTGTGAGGAGCGCGACAGCGGCAACACGGACCGAACGATCACCATCACCGGCAACCCGGACTCGGTCGCACTGGCCCAGTATCTGATCAACATGAG AATTTCGATGGAAACTGCCGGAATGCCAATCCCAGGCTATCACTACATCACCCCGAATCACATCGTCAAAGCGCCGATCCATTAA
- the LOC128715451 gene encoding poly(rC)-binding protein 3 isoform X1: protein MEDTKMVKIGDINLSDDPAVTLTIRLIMQGKEVGSIIGKKGEIVKRFREESGAKINISDCSCPERIVTVSGSRSAIYKAFTLITKKFEEWCSQFQDNTNTQGKPQIPIRLIVPASQCGSLIGKGGSKIKEIREITGCSIQVASEMLPNSTERAVTLSGSAEAITQCIYHICCVMLESPPKGATIPYRPKPQVNGPVIVANGQAYTIQGNYAVPAQETCTVYPLAITGGLHAGISGLADPLLKGTHLQGAIPPHHLQPIPDVSGIAKNPLAGLAALGLAGAIPSNTGGLNPTANAFQFISHAALAALAGSQLRTNNNRNVAPVQSQSHEMTVPNDLIGCIIGKGGTKIAEIRQISGAMIRISNCEERDSGNTDRTITITGNPDSVALAQYLINMRISMETAGMPIPGYHYITPNHIVKAPIH from the exons GAAGTCGGAAGCATTATCGGAAAAAAGGGAGAGATCGTCAAGCGGTTCCGAGAAGAG TCCGGCGCAAAAATCAACATATCAGACTGCTCGTGCCCGGAACGAATCGTGACGGTGTCCGGATCCAGAAGTGCGATCTACAAAGCCTTTACACTAATCACGAAGAAGTTCGAAGAG TGGTGTTCCCAGTTTCAAGACAATACGAATACACAGGGCAAACCACAAATTCCAATTCGTCTGATTGTACCAGCTAGTCAGTGTGGCTCGTTGATCG GAAAAGGTGGTTctaaaatcaaagaaattcGTGAAATCACCGGCTGCTCGATACAGGTTGCAAGCGAAATGTTGCCAAACTCGACGGAACGAGCCGTTACGCTGAGTGGTTCCGCTGAAGCCATTACGCAATGCATCTATCACATATGCTGTGTCATGCTGGAG TCACCACCGAAGGGTGCCACAATTCCGTACCGGCCAAAGCCACAGGTGAATGGGCCGGTAATAGTGGCTAATGGTCAGGCGTACACCATTCAGGGTAACTACGCCGTCCCGGCCCAGGAG ACCTGCACAGTATATCCACTAGCCATTACCGGTGGCTTGCATGCGGGCATCTCCGGTTTAGCCGATCCATTACTAAAAGGAACACATCTACAGGGAGCGATACCTCCACATCATCTACAACCGATACCTGAT GTTTCGGGAATCGCTAAAAATCCGCTTGCCGGTCTAGCAGCACTTGGATTAGCTGGTGCGATTCCCTCCAACACCGGTGGACTTAACCCAACTG CTAATGCCTTTCAATTTATATCCCACGCAGCTCTCGCCGCTTTGGCCGGTTCTCAACTGCgaaccaacaacaaccgcaacgTAGCTCCAGTTCAGTCTCAATCACACGAAATGACCGTGCCAAATGACCTGATAGGTTGCATTATCGGTAAGGGTGGCACCAAGATTGCAGAGATCCGCCAGATTTCCGGCGCCATGATACGCATTTCCAACTGTGAGGAGCGCGACAGCGGCAACACGGACCGAACGATCACCATCACCGGCAACCCGGACTCGGTCGCACTGGCCCAGTATCTGATCAACATGAG AATTTCGATGGAAACTGCCGGAATGCCAATCCCAGGCTATCACTACATCACCCCGAATCACATCGTCAAAGCGCCGATCCATTAA
- the LOC128715451 gene encoding poly(rC)-binding protein 3 isoform X3 has product MEDTKMVKIGDINLSDDPAVTLTIRLIMQGKEVGSIIGKKGEIVKRFREESGAKINISDCSCPERIVTVSGSRSAIYKAFTLITKKFEEWCSQFQDNTNTQGKPQIPIRLIVPASQCGSLIGKGGSKIKEIREITGCSIQVASEMLPNSTERAVTLSGSAEAITQCIYHICCVMLESPPKGATIPYRPKPQVNGPVIVANGQAYTIQGNYAVPAQEVSGIAKNPLAGLAALGLAGAIPSNTGGLNPTALAALAGSQLRTNNNRNVAPVQSQSHEMTVPNDLIGCIIGKGGTKIAEIRQISGAMIRISNCEERDSGNTDRTITITGNPDSVALAQYLINMRISMETAGMPIPGYHYITPNHIVKAPIH; this is encoded by the exons GAAGTCGGAAGCATTATCGGAAAAAAGGGAGAGATCGTCAAGCGGTTCCGAGAAGAG TCCGGCGCAAAAATCAACATATCAGACTGCTCGTGCCCGGAACGAATCGTGACGGTGTCCGGATCCAGAAGTGCGATCTACAAAGCCTTTACACTAATCACGAAGAAGTTCGAAGAG TGGTGTTCCCAGTTTCAAGACAATACGAATACACAGGGCAAACCACAAATTCCAATTCGTCTGATTGTACCAGCTAGTCAGTGTGGCTCGTTGATCG GAAAAGGTGGTTctaaaatcaaagaaattcGTGAAATCACCGGCTGCTCGATACAGGTTGCAAGCGAAATGTTGCCAAACTCGACGGAACGAGCCGTTACGCTGAGTGGTTCCGCTGAAGCCATTACGCAATGCATCTATCACATATGCTGTGTCATGCTGGAG TCACCACCGAAGGGTGCCACAATTCCGTACCGGCCAAAGCCACAGGTGAATGGGCCGGTAATAGTGGCTAATGGTCAGGCGTACACCATTCAGGGTAACTACGCCGTCCCGGCCCAGGAG GTTTCGGGAATCGCTAAAAATCCGCTTGCCGGTCTAGCAGCACTTGGATTAGCTGGTGCGATTCCCTCCAACACCGGTGGACTTAACCCAACTG CTCTCGCCGCTTTGGCCGGTTCTCAACTGCgaaccaacaacaaccgcaacgTAGCTCCAGTTCAGTCTCAATCACACGAAATGACCGTGCCAAATGACCTGATAGGTTGCATTATCGGTAAGGGTGGCACCAAGATTGCAGAGATCCGCCAGATTTCCGGCGCCATGATACGCATTTCCAACTGTGAGGAGCGCGACAGCGGCAACACGGACCGAACGATCACCATCACCGGCAACCCGGACTCGGTCGCACTGGCCCAGTATCTGATCAACATGAG AATTTCGATGGAAACTGCCGGAATGCCAATCCCAGGCTATCACTACATCACCCCGAATCACATCGTCAAAGCGCCGATCCATTAA